One part of the Magallana gigas chromosome 5, xbMagGiga1.1, whole genome shotgun sequence genome encodes these proteins:
- the LOC117682625 gene encoding uncharacterized protein, protein MAGPIIRHTNQYPDAYWDVSYYVPPHQYTPAEIEMYLISPRPQFPPHEPPRPVREFLIVSNLDDWFEDILDEAEEEIVIEAIADPIAHRDIVTAFFNATNIEYPKKKKTSWIRRGVNFLRRAMAPLRRL, encoded by the exons ATGGCTGGGCCTATCATTAGACATACAAATCAATATCCCGAT GCATACTGGGACGTAAGTTACTACGTTCCTCCCCATCAATACACTCCTGCTGAGATTGAAATG TACTTAATCAGCCCCAGACCCCAATTCCCCCCTCACGAGCCA ccAAGACCAGTTCGTGAATTCTTAATCGTATCAAATTTG GATGATTGGTTTGAAGACATTCTTGATGAAGCAGAGGAGGAAATTGTCATCGAAGCTATT GCTGATCCCATCGCCCACCGGGATATTGTTACGGCATTTTTCAATGCCACAAATATAGAAtatccaaaaaagaaaaag ACATCATGGATAAGGAGGGGCGTAAACTTCTTAAGGAGAGCAATGGCCCCCTTAAGAAGACTTTGA